A single genomic interval of Trachemys scripta elegans isolate TJP31775 chromosome 3, CAS_Tse_1.0, whole genome shotgun sequence harbors:
- the CITED2 gene encoding cbp/p300-interacting transactivator 2, with the protein MADHMMAMNHGRFPDGTSGLHHHPAHRMGMGQFPSPHHHHQQQQHAFSALMGEHIHYGAGNMNANGGIRHAMGPGNVNGGHPPSSMPPTARFNNSQFMAPPVASQGGPLTASMQLQKLNNQYFSHHPYPHNHYMPDLHPANHPMNGTNQHFRDCNPKHSGSGSGMPPSVPHVPAAMLPPNVIDTDFIDEEVLMSLVIEMGLDRIKELPELWLGQNEFDFMTDFVCKQQPSRVSC; encoded by the coding sequence ATGGCAGACCACATGATGGCCATGAATCATGGGCGATTCCCTGATGGAACCAGCGGGCTTCATCACCACCCTGCACATCGAATGGGGATGGGTCAGTTTCCGAGCCCCCATCACCATCACCAACAGCAGCAACATGCCTTCAGCGCCTTGATGGGCGAGCATATACATTATGGAGCTGGAAATATGAACGCAAATGGCGGGATCAGACATGCAATGGGGCCAGGGAACGTGAATGGGGGGCATCCTCCCAGCAGCATGCCTCCCACGGCACGATTTAATAATTCGCAGTTCATGGCCCCCCCTGTTGCAAGCCAAGGAGGCCCCTTAACGGCCAGCATGCAGCTGCAGAAGCTAAACAACCAGTATTTTAGCCACCATCCGTATCCTCACAACCACTATATGCCGGACTTGCACCCTGCAAATCATCCGATGAACGGAACAAACCAGCATTTCAGAGACTGCAACCCAAAGCATagcggcagcggcagcggcaTGCCTCCTTCAGTTCCCCATGTCCCTGCAGCAATGCTGCCTCCCAATGTCATAGACACTGACTTCATCGATGAGGAGGTGCTCATGTCCTTAGTCATAGAAATGGGTTTGGACCGCATTAAGGAGCTTCCTGAGCTGTGGTTGGGACAGAACGAGTTTGATTTCATGACAGACTTCGTTTGCAAACAACAGCCCAGCAGAGTGAGCTGCTga